A portion of the Osmerus mordax isolate fOsmMor3 chromosome 22, fOsmMor3.pri, whole genome shotgun sequence genome contains these proteins:
- the wbp4 gene encoding WW domain-binding protein 4, whose product MADYWKSQPKKFCQYCKCWIADNKPSVDFHERGKNHKENVELKIAEIKKRSLDKAKQEDRMSKEFAAMEEAAQKAYEEDMRRLGGDAGPPAQTKAPAQTKAPAQTKAPAQTKAPAQTKAPAQTKPPGPKNRKEKRAGKARRPEGQAQLEGQAWVEGQAQLEGQAWVEGQAQLEGQAWVEARSDDGMTYYYNTLTGESGWERPQGFQEERSASTARPGHSEAPGVWMEALSPDGYTYYYNTQTGESSWERPAGLPAEGSGSRGEPEGQGEETGSQPGTLPGGEESSRPAGAGASTQTSIPKVSFRKKQEENESGGGGGEEEDGGGGGGKEGDGEGKEAVAKDNPPVAKEDPPAKKPRKPLTPYGAWEQIQVEENPYEKVDLQLPQVEGGPASGGPPAPGRPPEAKPRFKERTITSLGAQGGGAQGGPASFRKRKPENGKARSLRQRDTDD is encoded by the exons AT GGCTGATTATTGGAAATCCCAGCCGAAGAAATTTTGCCAGTACTGCAAATGTTGGATAGCTGACAACAAACCT AGTGTTGACTTCCACGAAAGAGGGAAGAACCACAAAGAAAATGTTGAGCTCAAAATTGCAGAG ATTAAGAAGAGGAGCCTTGACAAAGCGAAGCAGGAGGATCGCATGTCTAAAGAGTTTGCAGCCATGGAGGAGGCTGCACAGAAGGCCTATGAGGAGGAcatgaggaggctgggaggagacgcAG GACCCCCGGCCCAGACCAAGGCCCCGGCCCAGACCAAGGCCCCAGCCCAGACCAAGGCCCCAGCCCAGACCAAGGCCCCAGCCCAGACCAAGGCCCCAGCCCAGACTAAACCCCCAGGTCCAAAGAACAGGAAGGAGAAGCGTGCTGGGAAAGCCCGCCGTCCGGAGGGCCAGGCCCAGCTGGAGGGTCAGGCATGGGTGGAGGGCCAGGCCCAGCTGGAGGGTCAGGCATGGGTGGAGGGCCAGGCCCAGCTGGAGGGTCAGGCATGGGTGGAGGCCCGCTCAGACGACGGGATGACGTACTACTACAACACACTGACTGGAG AGTCAGGATGGGAGAGGCCTCAGGGATTCCAGGAAGAAAGATCTGCCTCCACTGCCCGGCCAGGCCACAGTGag GCCCCAGGCGTGTGGATGGAGGCGCTGAGTCCTGACGGGTACACCTACTACTACAACACACAGACTGGAG aatccAGCTGGGAGCGTCCAGCTGGCCTCCCCGCTGAAGGTTCAGGGAGCCGTGGAGAGCcggagggccagggggaggagacgggcTCCCAGCCAGGGACCCtcccagggggggaggagagctccAGGCCGGCAGGGGCAGGGGCCTCCACACAGACCAGCATCCCCAAGGTCAGCTTCAGG AAAAAACAAGAGGAGAATGAgtctggagggggtggaggagaggaggaggatggtggtggtggtggcggtaaggagggagatggagagggtaaAGAGGCTGTGGCTAAGGACAACCCTCCTGTTGCTAAGGAGGACCCTCCTGCTAAGAAGCCCAGGAAGCCACTTACTCCCTACGGAGCCTGGGAACAGATCCAGGTGGAAGAGAACCCCTA TGAGAAGGTAGACCTGCAGCTGCctcaggtggaggggggacCAGCCTCAGggggccccccagcccccggccGCCCCCCTGAGGCCAAACCCCGGTTCAAGGAGCGCACCATCACCTCCCTGGGGGCCCAAGGGGGCGGGGCCCAAGGGGGCCCCGCCTCCTTTAGGAAGAGGAAGCCGGAGAACGGGAAAGCACGGAGCCTCCGGCAGAGAGACACGGACGACTGA
- the mtrf1 gene encoding peptide chain release factor 1, mitochondrial isoform X1: MLATKCIRLCASCGRLSSRINPNTKGGMPVAMRLPGQGSTRRLSAMPSSISPRRHCHGGLDDIHQNASVQRYIRQLVDEYGDITKKLQYTFLSDSERKELNHRQTELLPVENAFRCTVNALKELEEITSLIQSAQGAGGEEREMIPLLAEEHALTSQRIHTLKLNLIQTLVPRDPHDDCSSLLEVVSGRTTGGDICQQFTKEMFEMYQGLARYRNWEFDVLNYTPADYGGLHHASVRVAGEGVYRRLKMEGGTHRVQRIPEVGLSSRMQRIHTGTMTVIVLPQPSQLDVVIDPRDLRIDTFRSKGPGGQSVNTTDSAVRIVHLPTGVAVECQQTRSQLQNRSRALRLLQARLYQGMLGKEAEQRHTARKLQVGSRSQSERIRTYNFSQDRVTDHRSGHQSRDIKVVRTSRAMLHFIYFEVSKSQLMVEMLQNAVLAVLVQGVTHSVEVADSGSSKGAPNHHFQPSTETCLLRPVLRCA, from the exons ATGCTTGCAACGAAATGTATTCGCTTGTGCGCCTCGTGCGGCCGCTTAAGCTCCCGTATCAACCCAAACACGAAAGGAGGGATGCCGGTTGCAATGCGGTTGCCTGGTCAAGGATCCACACGTCGCCTCTCCGCTATGCCTTCCTCCATCTCACCTCGACGACACTGTCACGGTGGTTTAGATGATATACACCAGAATGCATCCGTTCAAAGATATATACGACAGCTCGTGGACGAATACGGAGATATCACAAAGAAGTTACAGTACACGTTTTTAAGCGACTCTGAAAGGAAAGAACTAAATCACAGACAGACGGAACTGTTGCCGGTGGAAAATGCATTCAGATGCacagtaaatgctttgaaagagCTCGAGGAGATTACATCTCTGATTCAGA GTGCGCAAGGGGCCGGAGGGGAGGAGCGGGAGATGATCCCGCTCCTGGCAGAGGAGCACGCGCTCACCTCCCAGAGAATACACACTCTCAAACTAAAC CTGATCCAGACCCTGGTTCCCCGGGACCCTCACGATGACTGCAGCTCCCTGCTGGAGGTGGTGTCAGGGCGGACCACAGGAG GAGacatctgccagcagttcactAAAGAGATGTTCGAGATGTACCAAGGCCTCGCCAGGTACCGCAACTGGGAGTTTGATGTTCTTAACTACACGCCTGCGGACTAcg GTGGGCTGCACCATGCGTCCGTGCGTGTGGCGGGGGAGGGCGTGTACCGCCGCctgaagatggaggggggaacTCACCGGGTGCAGAGGATCCCTGAGGTGGGCCTGTCCTCCAGGATGCAGCGCATTCACACAGGAACCATGACCGTCATCGTGCTGCCTCAGCCCAGCCAG CTGGATGTGGTCATCGACCCGAGGGATCTGCGCATCGACACGTTCCGGTCAAAGGGGCCGGGGGGTCAGAGCGTCAACACGACAGACAGCGCTGTCCGCATCGTCCACCTGCCCACAG gcgTGGCGGTGGAGTGCCAGCAGACACGCTCCCAGCTGCAGAACCGCAGCAGGGCCCTGCGCCTGCTGCAGGCCCGGCTGTACCAGGGCATGCTGGGTaaggaggcagagcagaggcaCACTGCCAGGAAGCTGCAG GTGGGTTCTCGCTCCCAGTCAGAGAGGATCAGAACCTACAACTTCAGCCAGGACCGTGTGACAGACCACCGGTCAGGACACCAGAGCCGGGACATCAAGGTAGTCAGGACCAGCCGTGCCATGCTTCACTTTATCTATTTTGAAGTAAGCAAGTCTCAGTTGATGGTTGAAATGCTGCAAAATGCTGTGCTAGCAGTTTTGGTTCAGGGTGTCACTCACTCTGTGGAAGTCGCTGACTCTGGATCTAGCAAAGGAGCCCCAAACCATCACTTTCAACCATCAACTGAGACTTGCTTACTTCGACCCGTGTTGCGCTGTGCTTGA
- the mtrf1 gene encoding peptide chain release factor 1, mitochondrial isoform X2, which yields MLATKCIRLCASCGRLSSRINPNTKGGMPVAMRLPGQGSTRRLSAMPSSISPRRHCHGGLDDIHQNASVQRYIRQLVDEYGDITKKLQYTFLSDSERKELNHRQTELLPVENAFRCTVNALKELEEITSLIQSAQGAGGEEREMIPLLAEEHALTSQRIHTLKLNLIQTLVPRDPHDDCSSLLEVVSGRTTGGDICQQFTKEMFEMYQGLARYRNWEFDVLNYTPADYGGLHHASVRVAGEGVYRRLKMEGGTHRVQRIPEVGLSSRMQRIHTGTMTVIVLPQPSQLDVVIDPRDLRIDTFRSKGPGGQSVNTTDSAVRIVHLPTGVAVECQQTRSQLQNRSRALRLLQARLYQGMLGKEAEQRHTARKLQVGSRSQSERIRTYNFSQDRVTDHRSGHQSRDIKEFMCGGEALDELISDLLQHGEREALLELVESCSQRPSEPRPTTQEGD from the exons ATGCTTGCAACGAAATGTATTCGCTTGTGCGCCTCGTGCGGCCGCTTAAGCTCCCGTATCAACCCAAACACGAAAGGAGGGATGCCGGTTGCAATGCGGTTGCCTGGTCAAGGATCCACACGTCGCCTCTCCGCTATGCCTTCCTCCATCTCACCTCGACGACACTGTCACGGTGGTTTAGATGATATACACCAGAATGCATCCGTTCAAAGATATATACGACAGCTCGTGGACGAATACGGAGATATCACAAAGAAGTTACAGTACACGTTTTTAAGCGACTCTGAAAGGAAAGAACTAAATCACAGACAGACGGAACTGTTGCCGGTGGAAAATGCATTCAGATGCacagtaaatgctttgaaagagCTCGAGGAGATTACATCTCTGATTCAGA GTGCGCAAGGGGCCGGAGGGGAGGAGCGGGAGATGATCCCGCTCCTGGCAGAGGAGCACGCGCTCACCTCCCAGAGAATACACACTCTCAAACTAAAC CTGATCCAGACCCTGGTTCCCCGGGACCCTCACGATGACTGCAGCTCCCTGCTGGAGGTGGTGTCAGGGCGGACCACAGGAG GAGacatctgccagcagttcactAAAGAGATGTTCGAGATGTACCAAGGCCTCGCCAGGTACCGCAACTGGGAGTTTGATGTTCTTAACTACACGCCTGCGGACTAcg GTGGGCTGCACCATGCGTCCGTGCGTGTGGCGGGGGAGGGCGTGTACCGCCGCctgaagatggaggggggaacTCACCGGGTGCAGAGGATCCCTGAGGTGGGCCTGTCCTCCAGGATGCAGCGCATTCACACAGGAACCATGACCGTCATCGTGCTGCCTCAGCCCAGCCAG CTGGATGTGGTCATCGACCCGAGGGATCTGCGCATCGACACGTTCCGGTCAAAGGGGCCGGGGGGTCAGAGCGTCAACACGACAGACAGCGCTGTCCGCATCGTCCACCTGCCCACAG gcgTGGCGGTGGAGTGCCAGCAGACACGCTCCCAGCTGCAGAACCGCAGCAGGGCCCTGCGCCTGCTGCAGGCCCGGCTGTACCAGGGCATGCTGGGTaaggaggcagagcagaggcaCACTGCCAGGAAGCTGCAG GTGGGTTCTCGCTCCCAGTCAGAGAGGATCAGAACCTACAACTTCAGCCAGGACCGTGTGACAGACCACCGGTCAGGACACCAGAGCCGGGACATCAAG GAGTTCATGTGCGGTGGGGAGGCCTTGGACGAGCTGATCTCAGACCTGCTGCagcacggagagagggaggccctgCTGGAGCTGGTGGAGAGCTGCAGCCAGAGGCCCTCTGAACCCAGGCCCACTACACAGGAGGgtgactag
- the LOC136966100 gene encoding uncharacterized protein, producing the protein MSRLLALVALVSLVLPVTISAVCTQTVADGTDKYELFLREETAPVTFEIEWKHNSKLIFKRKSGKIKPGKREDITEKGALVLRQLADKHAGTYVGEVFDEGLSVKKQEIKLCVEPRVPKPSVTFECPTKDTDTVTIRCKLKQSGVTFTWRKNKVIMREKKTSTLVMKIKDLKRDDTFSCTVDDTYSNETSDSVKSTCEGIQGRPGRAHTGTLLGFPFWVTVSVLAGGGGFVLLLIIITVVCCYRNHCKSHEDEEAELRLAPLTQTQPQPQPRHKDPAHKQKSPMDTTRPLPSTGAPRQASAQPRAQARGRPAPPPQYEDEDCPPPLPQPRRSGPRPPHH; encoded by the exons ATGTCTCGTCTCCTGGCTCTGGTAGCTCTGGTGTCCCTGGTCCTTCCAGTCACTATTTCAGCAG TATGTACGCAGACTGTTGCAGATGGGACTGATAAATACGAGCTATTCCTGCGTGAGGAAACGGCTCCAGTCACGTTTGAAATAGAATGGAAACACAATTCAAAACTTATATTCAAAAGAAAGTCTGGAAAAATCAAACCAGGCAAGCGGGAGGACATCACCGAAAAAGGAGCTCTGGTACTCAGACAGCTGGCAGACAAACATGCAGGAACGTACGTGGGAGAGGTGTTCGACGAGGGGCTAAGTGTGAAAAAGCAGGAGATTAAACTGTGTGTGGAAC CCAGAGTCCCCAAACCTTCTGTGACGTTTGAGTGTCCCACAAAGGACACGGACACAGTCACCATCCGCTGCAAACTGAAGCAGTCAGGCGTGACCTTCACATGGAGAAAAAACAAAGTTATCATGAGGGAGAAAAAGACATCGACTCTGGTAATGAAAATAAAAGATCTGAAAAGGGACGACACGTTTAGCTGCACCGTCGATGACACGTACAGCAACGAGACTAGCGACAGCGTCAAGTCTACTTGTGAAGGTATCCAAGGTAGGCCTGGCAGAGCCCACA CGGGTACTCTGCTTGGGTTTCCTTTCTGGGTGACGGTGAGCGTCCTGGCCGGCGGCGGAGGATTCGTCCTGCtgctcatcatcatcactgttgTCTGCTGCTACCGCAACCACTGCAAGAGCCATGAGGACG AGGAGGCTGAATTGAGGCTGGCTCCTctgacccagacccagccccagccccagccccgccACAAGGACccagcacacaaacaaaaatccCCCATGGACACCACGCGGCCCCTGCCCAGTACGGGAGCACCTCGGCAGGCCTCAGCTCAACCCAGGGCCCAGGCCCGGGGGCGACCTGCTCCGCCCCCGCAGTACGAAGACGAGGATTGCCCCCCGCCGCTGCCCCAGCCCCGGAGATCTGGCCCCCGACCACCCCACCActga